The region GTCCCGGTCGTCGTGGACGTGGCCATCGAACCCCCGCCCTCCACTACGGCCCAGTTCACCGCAACCCCCGTCACCCCGCTTCCCGAGCGGCCCAGCACGGCCACGCCAATCACCACAGTGCTGCCCACCGCCGAGGTTTGTCCCTGTCCGGAAACGATCTGCAGAGAAGCGGGCGTGACCGGTTGCGTGGCATCCTTCCCGCCGCACGCCAGCACCACCACCGCCGCCACCGAAGCTGACCAGCGGCGAAGCGTCCTCATGGAGCACCTCCCTGGACATCCGGCAGCCGAGACGGGAATACTCGTGCCTCGGGGATCCTGCGCCTCCCCCTCCCCGGGACAGCTTCGGCCGCTGTGTTGGCTGCCCGCGCGACTCCTTGGAGAAGCGCAAATTTTCCGGGCGAGCCGCGTTTCCCTCGGCGAGGACACATAGTTCCTCGATAGAACGTGCCCGCTTTCAGGAATCGGACCACCCCGCGCTCGGGCTGCGGCACCGGACCGTCAGGGCGAATCTGTTGCCGCTCCTGACGTTACGGTTCGTGCGCACCGCTGGGTTACGGTGCGGATGGGACAGCTTGCAACCGCTGGGGCAACGGCCAGCGGTGCGTATTGCCCCAACTTCGGACCAGGTCCTCATCTTCCATTCCGGCCGCTTATGCTATCCCGGCGTCCCGCCAACCCGATCTCTGTGGCCCAGTCGGCGGCGACAGGGGGTGCGCGAGGAGGCCTGGCTTAACCAGGGGGGTGGGCCCGGGATAGCTAATTCGGCCAACGGGGAAGGGTAAAACACGGTCCGTGGGTCCGTGGGCGCCGTGGGTGTGCCGCGGCGCGCCGTAGCGGCTGCCGGCAGTCAGTATTAAGGAAGGAGCTCGGTCTGCTCCCCCGGCGGCGCGGGGTAAATCAGCCGGCCGTCGAGGGTAGGTCTGGCCTGCGCGTGAAGCGAGTGCGGCTGCGTGTGGCCGGGGCCGAGGATGTGGACCACGGGGACTGCGCGGGCCACGAGCGCATCGGCAATGAGCTGGCGGTGGCAGCGCCAGGGCACGGCCTCGGCGCACAGGATGGCGAGTCGTTCTTGCTCCGCCCGGCGGATCACTCGCTCGAGCGCGGCGCGGAAGAGATCGCTGTCCATGTGGTCCGCGTAGCCGCGGAAGCCGGCGCTGCGCCAGGCAGTGTTGGGGGAATCTGCCCTGGGGGAGCGGCGGCCGCCCAGGTCGGGTTCGTGAGTGTAGCCGATGCCCGCCGATTTCAGCGTGGCGGCCAGCGCGTCGCGGGTGAAGTGGGGGTGTCGCCGGGATGCCGGGTAGCGGCGTACGTCCACCAGGTGCCGTACGTCCTCCTGCTGCAGCAGAGCCAGCAGCTCGTTGGCAGACCGGGTCGAGTGCCCGATGGTATAGACCGCCATGCTGCCAGTATGCGGGGCCAGAAGCGCGAACTGGCTGGTGCACACCTTCGTAATAACTTCCGCCTACATTTCACCGCCGAGTAATTCACCGGCTGCGCCGACAACACCAGATTCTTGCCGCGGCTATGCGCGGCAAGAATCTCTACTTCGTTTAGCGCGCCCTCAGCTAGCGTTCGGCAACGGCTTCAGGTGAGCGATCTCGGAGGCCTGGTCTGAGCGGAGGGCGTGCCACAGATCCCAATCCTGCTGCAACCCCAGCCAGAAGTCCGCACTCATCCCGGTGACGCGCGCAAGTCGCAGTGCCGTATCGGGCGTGACGCTGCGCTTCCCGTTGATGACCTCGTTCAGCCGGGGGAACGACACGCCAAGGCGAGCCGCGAAGGCCGACTGGGTGATCCCCAGGGGCTTGAGGAACTCCTCGAGGAGCATCTCGCCCGGATGCGTAGGCGGGCGGTGCGTGGGCCGGCGCCGCCGGACCA is a window of Gemmatimonadota bacterium DNA encoding:
- a CDS encoding DUF488 domain-containing protein, whose translation is MAVYTIGHSTRSANELLALLQQEDVRHLVDVRRYPASRRHPHFTRDALAATLKSAGIGYTHEPDLGGRRSPRADSPNTAWRSAGFRGYADHMDSDLFRAALERVIRRAEQERLAILCAEAVPWRCHRQLIADALVARAVPVVHILGPGHTQPHSLHAQARPTLDGRLIYPAPPGEQTELLP
- a CDS encoding HigA family addiction module antidote protein, with the translated sequence MVRRRRPTHRPPTHPGEMLLEEFLKPLGITQSAFAARLGVSFPRLNEVINGKRSVTPDTALRLARVTGMSADFWLGLQQDWDLWHALRSDQASEIAHLKPLPNAS